The Raphanus sativus cultivar WK10039 chromosome 2, ASM80110v3, whole genome shotgun sequence genome includes a region encoding these proteins:
- the LOC130503818 gene encoding prolyl 4-hydroxylase 5-like, with amino-acid sequence MTSLHYAASIPSLHLLSKCKSIDSLRKAHTILTRNGLMSDISRATKLLLSPEQNRESFEVVKFQVLHYQVGQKYEPHYDYFLDEFNTKNGGQRIATVLMYLSDVDDGGETVFPAAKGNISAVQWWNELSKCGKEGLHVLPKKRDALLFWNMRHDASLDPSNGCPVVKGNNWSSTKWFHVHEFKV; translated from the exons ATGACCTCTCTGCATTACGCCGCATCGATCCCGAGCCTCCACCTCTTAAGCAAGTGCAAGAGCATCGATTCACTGCGGAAAGCTCACACGATCTTAACTAGGAATGGACTCATGTCTGACATCTCTCGTGCAACAAAGCTC CTGTTATCACCAGAACAGAACAGAGAGAGTTTCGAAGTCGTAAAGTTTCAAGTTCTTCACTACCAAGTTGGGCAGAAGTATGAGCCTCACTATGATTATTTCTTAGATGAGTTCAACACCAAGAACGGTGGACAACGTATAGCTACTGTACTTATGTACCT CTCGGATGTTGATGACGGTGGCGAGACAGTGTTCCCTGCTGCGAAAGGAAACATTAGTGCAGTCCAATGGTGGAACGAGCTATCGAAATGTGGGAAAGAAGGACTCCATGTTCTACCAAAGAAGAGAGATGCTTTACTTTTCTGGAACATGAGGCATGATGCTTCTCTAGACCCTTCCA ATGGATGTCCAGTGGTGAAAGGAAACAATTGGTCATCCACGAAATGGTTCCACGTCCACGAGTTCAAAGTCTAA
- the LOC130498132 gene encoding putative U-box domain-containing protein 55, with translation MAELMAMGNDVVHIAVKNDVKESRSTLVWALRNLGAKKVCILHVYEPKFASPTARKLEELDAIMYETLHDYFDICQQEGVNEDDIYISCIEMNDVKQGILELIHYSKIKMLVMGAASDHHYSEYALEICYILKSLSSLLLT, from the exons ATGGCGGAACTCATGGCCATGGGAAATGATGTTGTTCATATTGCTGTGAAGAATGATGTCAAAGAGAGCAGGTCGACTCTGGTTTGGGCTTTGAGGAACCTTGGTGCCAAGAAAGTCTGCATCCTCCATGTTTATGAGCCAAAATTTGCTTCTCCTACTG CACGTAAGCTTGAAGAACTGGATGCTATCATGTACGAGACATTACATGATTATTTTGACATCTGTCAACAAGAAGGG GTGAACGAGGACGATATTTACATATCGTGTATAGAGATGAACGATGTGAAGCAAGGGATATTAGAACTCATCCATTATAGCAAAATTAAGATGCTTGTTATGGGAGCTGCATCAGATCATCATTATTCAGAGTACGCATTGGAAATCTGTTATATTCTTAAATCTCTAAGTTCACTCTTGTTGACTTGA